A region from the Bradyrhizobium erythrophlei genome encodes:
- a CDS encoding NAD/NADP-dependent octopine/nopaline dehydrogenase family protein: MKIAVLGGGNGSFAAAGDFALQGHEVRLWRRDATAVAEHRSAGSRVILKDSNGRHEVKLALVATDIAEAVLGAELILCPAPAFAQPDIARLLAPHLSDGQVVFLPPATFGSMIFAKAAHDAGNRAAVAFAETGTLPWLTRKHGPFEVAITIRAKRLPVGVFPLKTADHALDVIGRAFPGAIEPCGNALSGALMNAGPIIHPPLIVMNAGPIEHFERWDIHKEGTQAAIRRVTDALDAERIAVREGMGYGGPHFPLAHHYASEGEQWMYGRGSHGRLTDSGDWRERIILGEHRYMREDLRLGLSLLVSVAELAGVATPLAKAFLAIGGAICGEDFMQHGRTLASLGLGGLGCSELQTLLRDGFEQ, encoded by the coding sequence TTGAAGATCGCGGTACTCGGCGGCGGCAACGGCTCGTTCGCGGCCGCGGGCGACTTTGCGTTGCAAGGTCATGAGGTACGGTTATGGCGGCGCGACGCGACTGCGGTGGCGGAGCATCGCTCGGCGGGGTCGCGCGTTATCCTGAAGGATTCAAATGGCCGGCACGAGGTGAAGCTGGCGCTGGTCGCCACCGACATCGCCGAAGCCGTGCTTGGCGCCGAGCTGATCCTGTGCCCTGCCCCGGCCTTTGCACAGCCCGATATTGCCAGGCTGCTGGCGCCACATCTCAGCGATGGGCAAGTGGTGTTCCTGCCGCCGGCGACATTCGGCTCGATGATTTTTGCGAAAGCCGCGCATGACGCCGGCAATCGCGCCGCGGTCGCTTTTGCGGAGACCGGCACGCTGCCATGGCTGACGCGCAAGCATGGCCCGTTCGAGGTTGCCATCACCATCCGCGCCAAGCGGCTTCCGGTCGGTGTCTTTCCGCTGAAAACTGCCGACCACGCGCTCGATGTGATCGGCCGCGCCTTCCCCGGCGCGATCGAGCCCTGCGGCAACGCACTGTCGGGCGCGCTGATGAATGCCGGGCCGATCATCCATCCGCCGCTGATCGTGATGAACGCCGGCCCGATCGAACATTTCGAGCGCTGGGACATCCACAAGGAAGGTACGCAGGCCGCGATCCGCCGGGTCACCGACGCGCTGGATGCCGAGCGTATCGCCGTGCGCGAAGGCATGGGATATGGCGGCCCGCATTTTCCGCTCGCGCATCATTACGCAAGCGAAGGCGAGCAATGGATGTATGGCCGCGGCTCGCACGGTCGCCTGACCGATTCCGGCGATTGGCGCGAGCGGATCATTCTCGGGGAGCATCGCTACATGCGGGAGGATCTGCGGCTCGGTCTGTCGTTGCTGGTCTCGGTCGCTGAACTGGCCGGCGTCGCCACGCCGCTGGCCAAGGCTTTTCTTGCGATCGGCGGCGCAATCTGCGGCGAGGACTTCATGCAGCACGGCCGCACGCTGGCGAGTCTCGGCCTCGGCGGCCTCGGCTGCAGTGAGTTGCAAACCCTGTTGCGCGATGGATTTGAGCAATGA
- a CDS encoding flavin-containing monooxygenase — translation MVKQKNVCVIGAGVSGLVAAKTFGARGHKVTILERSGDLGGVWEPARSYPDVQTQSPKDLYRYTDKPMPDSYPEWPKGPQVHAYLNDYARDHGLLQPLRLNTAVVGMARRASGLPGWTLEIRNPDGGLTHEEFDFVAVCTGQFNERQTLTHPGEDAFKAAGGRILHSAEHTDAATAKGKKVVVLGGSKSATDIAVNSVDAGASEVTLVYREPVWRIPYFIGGLINFKRILYIRAQEEMFRGWGLSAMSRISHAIAKPFIWANWRGLESMLKLQLKLKKCDMVPEQRIEDGINCSVPIATPDFFPMVADGRIKAIRGSFDHYDGKTIVMTGGQKVAADVAILAIGFKLGVPFLPEEYRNRLVQPDGQYRLYRVIANPDLPDMGFVGFNSSFCTVLCAELAANWLVRYCDGQLAKQPTAAEMYASMDMMLHFKRVERPAAGVYGGLCVAPYHFKHFDELLDDMGTTIRRRGALAEKFTPPDADAYARFLASAPDYKVEPPLEAVAA, via the coding sequence ATGGTCAAGCAGAAGAATGTTTGTGTTATTGGCGCCGGCGTCTCCGGACTGGTTGCGGCCAAGACATTCGGCGCGCGCGGACACAAGGTGACGATCCTGGAACGCTCGGGCGACCTCGGCGGGGTCTGGGAGCCGGCGCGTTCCTATCCCGATGTGCAGACCCAAAGCCCGAAGGATCTCTATCGCTATACCGACAAGCCGATGCCGGACTCCTATCCCGAATGGCCCAAGGGACCGCAGGTTCATGCCTATTTGAACGACTATGCCAGGGATCACGGCCTGCTGCAGCCGCTGCGGCTCAACACCGCCGTGGTCGGGATGGCGCGCCGCGCGTCAGGCCTGCCGGGGTGGACGCTGGAAATCAGGAATCCCGATGGCGGCCTTACCCACGAGGAATTCGATTTCGTCGCGGTCTGCACCGGCCAGTTCAATGAACGCCAGACGCTCACCCACCCCGGAGAAGATGCCTTCAAGGCCGCGGGCGGCCGGATCCTGCATTCGGCCGAGCACACCGATGCCGCAACCGCCAAAGGCAAGAAGGTCGTCGTGCTCGGCGGCTCGAAATCCGCTACCGACATCGCGGTCAATTCCGTCGATGCCGGCGCCAGCGAGGTGACGCTGGTCTATCGCGAACCGGTCTGGCGGATCCCCTACTTCATCGGAGGCCTGATCAACTTCAAGCGAATTCTCTACATTCGCGCCCAGGAGGAAATGTTCCGCGGCTGGGGCCTCAGCGCGATGTCGCGCATCTCGCACGCGATCGCCAAGCCGTTCATCTGGGCGAACTGGCGCGGGCTCGAAAGCATGCTCAAGTTGCAGTTGAAGCTGAAGAAGTGCGACATGGTCCCCGAACAGCGCATCGAGGACGGTATCAACTGCTCGGTACCGATCGCTACGCCGGATTTCTTTCCGATGGTGGCCGACGGCCGGATCAAGGCTATTCGCGGCAGCTTCGACCATTACGACGGCAAGACCATCGTCATGACCGGCGGACAAAAAGTTGCCGCCGACGTCGCCATCCTCGCGATCGGCTTCAAGCTTGGTGTTCCCTTCCTGCCGGAGGAATACCGCAACAGACTGGTGCAGCCGGATGGCCAGTACCGGCTGTACCGGGTGATCGCCAATCCTGATCTTCCCGACATGGGTTTTGTCGGCTTCAACTCCAGCTTCTGCACGGTGTTGTGCGCGGAGCTGGCCGCCAACTGGCTGGTGCGCTATTGCGACGGTCAGCTGGCGAAGCAGCCGACCGCGGCCGAGATGTATGCGAGCATGGATATGATGCTGCACTTCAAGCGGGTCGAGCGGCCGGCCGCGGGCGTTTATGGTGGACTCTGCGTTGCGCCCTACCACTTCAAGCATTTCGACGAATTGCTGGACGACATGGGAACCACAATACGCCGGCGCGGCGCACTGGCGGAAAAATTCACCCCGCCCGACGCCGACGCCTATGCACGCTTCCTGGCATCTGCCCCGGATTACAAGGTCGAACCGCCATTGGAGGCCGTGGCCGCATAA
- a CDS encoding ABC transporter permease, translated as MMSGRALLSRSAPWLACLGLLGVWQIGALILNTESFPTAWEAVRAIPSILGDKESLINILASLRRMAIGFGVGVIFSIPLGLMMGRSRGVASFFNPLLMVIYPVPKAALMPIIMLWLGVGDVAKTLVIFLGVSLPVIYHSFQGAKAVEEKMLWSGAAMGLSAAQRMIWIVLPAALPEILTGCRTGLVLALITMVTSEMIARQSGAGNILFNALDMGQYDTVYAMIIIIGAMGIGLDAAFEKMRGRLVKWSEPGFDIPLSFA; from the coding sequence CGGCCTGCTCGGGGTCTGGCAGATCGGGGCGCTGATCCTGAACACGGAGAGCTTTCCAACCGCGTGGGAGGCCGTCCGGGCGATCCCCTCCATCCTCGGCGACAAGGAGTCCCTGATCAACATTCTGGCCTCGCTGCGCCGCATGGCGATCGGCTTTGGCGTCGGCGTAATCTTTTCGATTCCACTGGGATTGATGATGGGTCGTTCGCGCGGTGTCGCGTCGTTCTTCAATCCGCTATTGATGGTGATCTATCCGGTGCCGAAGGCAGCCTTGATGCCGATCATCATGCTTTGGCTCGGAGTCGGCGACGTCGCCAAGACGCTGGTGATCTTCCTCGGCGTCAGCCTGCCCGTGATCTATCACAGCTTTCAGGGCGCCAAGGCGGTCGAGGAAAAGATGCTGTGGTCGGGCGCCGCCATGGGACTTTCCGCGGCGCAGCGCATGATCTGGATCGTGCTGCCGGCGGCATTGCCCGAAATTCTTACAGGCTGCCGCACCGGGCTGGTGCTGGCGTTGATCACCATGGTCACCTCGGAGATGATCGCACGGCAGTCGGGTGCCGGAAACATCCTGTTCAACGCACTCGACATGGGGCAATACGATACCGTCTACGCGATGATCATCATCATCGGCGCGATGGGCATAGGTCTTGACGCTGCGTTTGAGAAGATGCGCGGCAGGTTGGTAAAATGGTCCGAGCCGGGCTTCGACATTCCCTTGAGCTTCGCATGA
- a CDS encoding cupin domain-containing protein, which translates to MSALEKGITRKGEGFAGTSWNILGQIYFPKAVCEATFSFEANTEPGQFVPVHIHPTQDEFILVQEGTLDLKLDGVWTQAKAGDLVRMPRGIPHGYFNKSDKPVKALFWVSPARKLEALFQHLNNLTDVAEVVRLSAEHEVDFLPEDANA; encoded by the coding sequence GTGTCAGCACTTGAAAAAGGCATCACCCGGAAGGGCGAAGGATTTGCGGGTACGTCCTGGAACATTCTCGGTCAGATTTATTTTCCGAAGGCCGTCTGCGAGGCGACCTTCTCCTTCGAGGCCAATACGGAGCCGGGGCAATTCGTCCCCGTCCATATCCATCCCACCCAGGACGAATTCATCCTGGTCCAGGAAGGCACGCTCGACCTGAAACTGGACGGGGTCTGGACGCAGGCCAAGGCCGGCGACCTCGTGCGCATGCCGCGCGGAATTCCCCACGGCTATTTCAACAAGTCGGACAAGCCGGTGAAAGCGCTGTTCTGGGTTTCACCGGCCCGCAAGCTGGAAGCGCTATTCCAGCACCTGAACAATCTCACGGACGTGGCTGAAGTCGTTCGTCTTTCGGCGGAGCACGAAGTGGATTTCCTGCCCGAAGACGCCAACGCCTGA
- a CDS encoding class I adenylate-forming enzyme family protein: protein MDLSDLIERNAAFTPDKPATIFEGETLNYAAFNSRIAQTARALKSECGVGRGDRVAILSLNRPDYLVLLYACARLGAMLVPLNWRLAVAEQVFILSDASVKVLVLEQAFADVLPVLENSLPDASIVGLDFEPSRGTAFDTLLAQARGDGRNPHTDLTCPLLIVYTSGTTGRPKGAVLRQEALLWNGVMSQHMHGLTSDDHVLTVLPFFHVGGLNIQTTPALHQGATVTIHSRFTPDTTLATIARDRPTLTVLVPATIQAVSDHPAWATTDLSSLKAVSTGSTIVPPHLVDRFVARGVPVLQVYGSTETCPVAIYTRLGGDLARVGSTGLPGLCCEAAITDDAGNELPPGTPGEIAVRGPNVFYEYWGNEEATREALHDGWYRTGDIGLRDADSYFWVHDRKKNLIISGGENIYPAEVERVLLEHPDVSECAVIGRPDPRWDEVPVAYVIRRTGCSVEAEDLRAHVLTQLARFKVPRDIVFVDDLPRTALGKVQHFMLRRLDAPESSQGEAI, encoded by the coding sequence ATGGACCTTTCCGATCTCATCGAACGGAACGCGGCGTTTACGCCGGACAAACCCGCGACCATCTTCGAGGGCGAGACGCTAAATTACGCCGCATTCAATTCGCGCATCGCGCAGACGGCACGCGCGCTGAAGTCCGAATGCGGCGTCGGCCGCGGCGACCGCGTCGCGATCCTCAGCCTGAACCGGCCTGACTATCTGGTGCTGCTCTATGCCTGCGCCCGGCTTGGCGCCATGCTGGTGCCGCTGAACTGGCGGCTGGCCGTGGCCGAGCAGGTGTTCATCCTGTCAGACGCCTCGGTCAAGGTGCTGGTGCTCGAGCAGGCGTTCGCCGACGTTCTTCCCGTGCTGGAAAATAGCCTGCCCGACGCCAGCATCGTCGGGCTCGATTTCGAGCCGTCACGAGGAACCGCGTTCGATACGCTGTTGGCGCAGGCGCGCGGCGACGGCCGTAATCCGCACACCGATCTGACTTGTCCGCTGCTGATCGTCTACACCTCGGGCACGACGGGAAGGCCCAAGGGCGCTGTACTGCGGCAGGAGGCATTGTTGTGGAACGGGGTGATGAGCCAGCACATGCACGGCCTCACCTCGGACGATCACGTTCTGACCGTGCTGCCGTTCTTCCATGTCGGCGGCCTCAATATCCAGACCACGCCTGCCCTGCACCAGGGTGCCACCGTGACCATCCATTCGCGCTTCACACCGGATACGACACTCGCGACCATCGCGCGCGACCGCCCGACCTTGACGGTGCTGGTGCCCGCGACCATTCAGGCGGTGAGCGACCATCCCGCCTGGGCCACGACCGATCTGTCCTCGCTGAAAGCGGTCTCGACCGGATCGACCATCGTGCCGCCGCATCTGGTCGACCGCTTTGTCGCGCGCGGGGTGCCGGTGCTGCAGGTCTATGGTTCGACCGAAACCTGCCCGGTCGCGATCTACACAAGGCTCGGCGGCGATCTTGCTCGGGTCGGCTCGACCGGCCTGCCCGGCCTGTGCTGCGAGGCGGCCATCACCGATGATGCCGGCAACGAGCTGCCGCCGGGCACGCCGGGAGAAATCGCGGTGCGCGGTCCCAACGTTTTCTACGAATATTGGGGCAATGAGGAAGCAACCCGCGAGGCGCTGCATGACGGCTGGTATCGCACCGGCGATATCGGCCTGCGTGACGCCGACAGCTATTTCTGGGTGCACGACCGCAAGAAGAACCTCATCATCTCCGGCGGCGAAAACATCTATCCGGCGGAAGTCGAGCGCGTGCTGCTGGAGCATCCCGATGTCAGCGAATGCGCCGTGATCGGCCGGCCAGATCCGCGATGGGACGAGGTGCCGGTGGCTTACGTCATCAGGCGAACGGGGTGCTCCGTGGAGGCGGAGGATTTGAGGGCGCATGTACTGACACAGCTCGCGCGCTTCAAGGTGCCGCGCGATATCGTTTTTGTCGATGACCTGCCGCGCACGGCGCTGGGCAAGGTCCAGCATTTCATGCTGAGACGGCTCGACGCGCCGGAATCCTCGCAAGGAGAAGCCATTTGA
- a CDS encoding alpha/beta fold hydrolase: protein MPASAPMKTSDGRFGYEAAGDPATPPLVFLHGIGGAARAWRGQIEAFSDRYRAMAWDMPGYGGSAPLPAVSIATLADALHDFLRAVGAAKPILVGHSIGGMIVQQWLTKYPDAAGAIVLAQTSPAFGKADGDWQKEFIGARLGPLDRGETMVSLAPTLVKELVGDDPDIRGMELARDCMAAVPEASYRASMLALLGFDQRNALKNIAVPTLVLSGSWDKNAPAPMMAKMATYIPSATCVELEGAGHLVNLERPAAFNSALDSFLKAHAAATEVTA from the coding sequence GTGCCAGCCTCTGCCCCCATGAAAACCAGCGACGGCCGCTTCGGCTATGAAGCCGCCGGCGATCCCGCAACTCCACCGCTGGTGTTCCTGCATGGCATTGGCGGCGCGGCGCGGGCGTGGCGCGGTCAGATCGAAGCCTTCAGCGACCGCTATCGCGCGATGGCCTGGGACATGCCGGGCTATGGCGGATCGGCGCCGCTGCCAGCCGTCAGCATCGCCACGCTTGCGGACGCCCTGCATGATTTCCTCCGAGCGGTCGGCGCGGCAAAACCCATCCTGGTCGGGCATTCGATCGGCGGCATGATCGTTCAGCAATGGCTGACCAAATACCCTGATGCTGCCGGCGCTATCGTGCTCGCACAGACCAGCCCGGCGTTCGGTAAAGCCGACGGCGACTGGCAGAAGGAATTCATCGGCGCGCGGCTCGGCCCGCTCGATCGCGGCGAAACCATGGTTTCGCTGGCGCCGACCCTGGTGAAGGAATTGGTCGGCGACGACCCTGATATCCGGGGTATGGAGCTTGCCCGCGACTGCATGGCCGCCGTGCCCGAGGCGAGCTATCGTGCCAGCATGCTGGCGCTGCTGGGATTCGACCAGCGCAACGCCTTGAAGAATATCGCGGTGCCGACGCTGGTATTGTCGGGTTCCTGGGACAAGAATGCGCCCGCGCCCATGATGGCGAAAATGGCAACCTACATTCCATCGGCCACTTGCGTCGAACTCGAAGGCGCCGGCCATCTGGTCAACCTCGAGCGTCCAGCCGCCTTCAATTCCGCGCTGGATTCCTTTCTGAAAGCCCATGCGGCTGCAACCGAAGTGACGGCATAA
- a CDS encoding 3-hydroxybutyryl-CoA dehydrogenase, translated as MGRGIAVAFAYAGHAVTMIDVKTRSTAQFATLEADALGEVRKTLASLARFGLLSEGGADAVIARVSVAPAQNMAAALTGAGIVFEGVPEMVDLKREVLAAASKCVDPEVIIASTTSTILVDDISGSVQRPERFLNVHWLNPAYLIPLVEISPGAVTDPAVIAQVKTLLEGIGKVPVVCAATPGFIVPRIQALAMNEAARMVEEGVASAEDIDKAIRYGFGFRYAVLGLLEFIDWGGGDILYYASRYLEGALGSDRYRAPEVISRNMRDGRIGMRTGAGFLDYSGLDVDAYREKRLAEMVELLRHFGLARPPVLDRD; from the coding sequence ATGGGCCGCGGCATCGCGGTGGCCTTCGCCTATGCCGGCCACGCCGTCACCATGATCGACGTCAAGACGCGCTCCACAGCCCAGTTCGCGACGCTCGAAGCCGACGCGCTCGGCGAGGTCAGGAAGACGCTGGCAAGCCTGGCGCGGTTCGGATTGCTGTCGGAGGGGGGTGCCGATGCAGTCATCGCCCGAGTCTCCGTGGCGCCTGCACAGAATATGGCTGCAGCGCTGACCGGCGCCGGCATCGTGTTCGAGGGCGTGCCCGAAATGGTCGATCTCAAGCGCGAGGTGCTGGCGGCCGCCTCAAAATGCGTCGACCCCGAGGTTATCATTGCCTCGACCACTTCCACTATCCTGGTCGACGATATCTCAGGTTCGGTGCAGCGCCCCGAGCGTTTCCTCAACGTGCACTGGCTGAACCCGGCCTATCTGATCCCGCTGGTCGAGATATCACCGGGCGCGGTGACGGATCCGGCTGTGATCGCCCAGGTGAAAACGCTGCTCGAAGGCATCGGCAAGGTGCCCGTGGTGTGCGCGGCCACGCCCGGCTTCATCGTGCCGCGGATCCAGGCGCTCGCCATGAACGAGGCGGCACGAATGGTCGAGGAAGGCGTCGCCAGCGCCGAGGACATCGACAAGGCGATCCGCTACGGCTTCGGTTTCCGCTACGCGGTGCTGGGCCTGCTGGAGTTCATCGACTGGGGCGGCGGCGACATCCTCTATTACGCCAGCCGCTATCTCGAGGGTGCGCTCGGCAGCGACCGCTATCGCGCACCCGAGGTGATTTCGCGCAACATGCGCGACGGCCGCATCGGCATGCGCACCGGTGCGGGCTTCCTCGATTATTCCGGCCTCGATGTCGATGCCTATCGCGAAAAGCGCCTTGCGGAGATGGTCGAATTGCTCCGGCATTTCGGCCTGGCACGGCCGCCGGTGCTGGATCGGGATTAG
- a CDS encoding acyl-CoA dehydrogenase family protein, which yields MTVQASKSVTAADNINLDAPIFDPSAFRLNNEQAGIIARARELGQSVFAGRAATYDREAKFPTENYKDLHRSGLLGIAIPKKHGGFGADYQTYALAAAEIGRYCGATALTWNMHVCSTLWSGPLADDLDMDAATRAEHERRRAVHYKRIVEDGAVYSQPFSEGGAAAAGGVAFGTEAKPVPGGWIVNGKKIFASLAGHADYYGVLCTEVAEGEKASRRNTLYLAVPAKTDGVSVVGDWDPLGMRGTVSRTLLFKDVFVPEDAALMPRSVYFQTAMRWPHMFLTLSPTYIGLAQAAYDFTVRYLRGEVPGTPPVKRRMYPTKQIALAQMQIKLEQIKAIWFQAVTEARANPSKEQVLRAYAAQYSAMEGANELATLAIRTCGGQSMLKSLPLERIYRDSRCGSLMLPWTAELCLDRIGREALYETGETDD from the coding sequence ATGACGGTACAAGCGAGCAAGAGCGTGACTGCGGCCGACAATATCAATCTGGACGCGCCGATCTTCGACCCCAGCGCGTTTCGCCTGAACAACGAACAGGCCGGAATTATCGCTCGGGCGCGCGAACTCGGCCAAAGCGTGTTCGCGGGCCGCGCGGCGACTTACGATCGCGAGGCGAAATTCCCAACCGAAAATTATAAGGACCTGCATCGCTCGGGCCTGCTCGGCATCGCCATTCCCAAGAAACACGGCGGCTTCGGCGCGGACTACCAGACCTATGCCCTGGCGGCGGCCGAGATCGGCCGCTATTGCGGCGCCACCGCGCTGACCTGGAACATGCATGTCTGCTCGACGCTGTGGTCGGGTCCGCTGGCGGACGATCTCGATATGGATGCCGCCACCCGCGCCGAGCACGAACGCCGCCGCGCCGTACATTACAAGCGCATCGTCGAGGACGGCGCGGTCTATTCGCAGCCGTTCTCGGAAGGCGGCGCGGCCGCGGCCGGCGGCGTCGCATTCGGCACCGAGGCCAAGCCTGTTCCGGGCGGATGGATCGTAAACGGCAAGAAAATCTTTGCCTCACTGGCGGGCCATGCCGATTATTACGGCGTGCTCTGCACCGAAGTCGCAGAGGGTGAGAAAGCCTCCCGCCGCAACACGCTTTACCTCGCGGTGCCCGCCAAGACCGACGGCGTCTCCGTGGTCGGCGACTGGGATCCGCTCGGCATGCGCGGCACGGTATCGCGCACGCTGCTGTTCAAGGATGTGTTCGTGCCGGAGGATGCGGCGCTGATGCCGCGCAGCGTCTATTTCCAGACGGCGATGCGCTGGCCGCATATGTTCCTGACGCTGTCGCCGACCTATATCGGCCTCGCGCAGGCGGCCTACGATTTCACCGTGCGCTATCTGCGCGGCGAGGTGCCGGGCACGCCGCCGGTCAAGCGCCGGATGTATCCGACCAAGCAGATCGCGCTGGCGCAGATGCAGATCAAGCTGGAGCAGATCAAGGCGATCTGGTTTCAGGCCGTCACCGAGGCGCGTGCCAACCCCAGCAAGGAGCAGGTGCTGCGCGCTTACGCCGCGCAATATTCCGCGATGGAAGGCGCCAACGAACTGGCGACGCTGGCGATCCGCACCTGCGGCGGGCAGTCGATGCTGAAATCGCTTCCGCTGGAGCGGATCTATCGCGACAGCCGCTGCGGTTCGCTGATGCTGCCTTGGACCGCCGAACTCTGTCTCGACCGCATCGGCCGCGAAGCGCTGTACGAGACCGGCGAGACGGACGACTAG
- a CDS encoding peptidase M29 — translation MLADRIEAKWIDAFCEIFERCAVKPGDTAAILSETQSRALNVHLAELALLRMGAKPFHIIVPTPRNREAVPIRSTGASIAIQRLGPVVTALQQAGFVVDCTIEGLMHAAETPEILKAGARILNISNEHPEALERMVPDLALEKRVRAAAKMLRGTKRMRVTSKAGTDLDVDMVGASTVGVWGWTDRPGTLAHWPGGIVVSFPKSGTVNGTLVMAAGDINLTFKRYLTSPIKMTLKNDYVTDLEGEGADATMMRSYLAAWGDREAYAVSHVGFGMNPGARYEALTMYDQRDTNGTELRAVSGNFLFSTGANEFAGRHTAGHFDLPMMGTTIELDGVAVVREGVLQDVFG, via the coding sequence ATGCTGGCAGATCGCATCGAAGCGAAATGGATCGACGCGTTCTGCGAGATTTTCGAGCGCTGCGCGGTCAAGCCGGGCGATACCGCCGCGATCCTTTCGGAAACGCAGTCGCGCGCGCTCAATGTCCACCTCGCCGAACTCGCTTTATTGAGAATGGGCGCCAAGCCCTTTCACATCATCGTGCCGACGCCGCGCAACCGCGAGGCCGTGCCGATCCGCTCCACCGGCGCCAGCATCGCAATCCAGCGCCTTGGGCCTGTCGTCACGGCGTTGCAGCAGGCGGGTTTCGTGGTCGATTGCACCATCGAAGGCTTGATGCATGCGGCGGAAACGCCGGAAATCCTCAAAGCGGGCGCGCGTATTCTCAACATCTCCAATGAACATCCGGAAGCGCTCGAGCGCATGGTGCCTGACCTGGCGCTGGAAAAGCGGGTGCGCGCGGCGGCCAAGATGCTGCGCGGAACCAAACGGATGCGCGTGACCTCGAAAGCCGGCACGGATCTCGACGTCGATATGGTCGGTGCTTCCACCGTCGGCGTCTGGGGCTGGACCGACCGACCCGGCACGCTGGCGCATTGGCCCGGCGGTATCGTCGTCAGTTTCCCCAAGAGCGGTACCGTGAACGGCACGCTGGTGATGGCGGCCGGGGACATCAACCTCACCTTCAAGCGCTATCTGACCTCGCCTATCAAGATGACCCTGAAAAACGATTACGTCACCGATCTCGAAGGCGAGGGCGCGGACGCCACCATGATGCGCTCCTATCTGGCGGCTTGGGGCGACCGCGAGGCCTATGCGGTGTCGCATGTCGGCTTCGGCATGAACCCCGGCGCGCGCTATGAGGCGCTGACGATGTACGACCAGCGCGACACCAACGGCACGGAGCTGCGCGCGGTCTCCGGAAATTTCCTGTTCTCCACCGGCGCCAACGAGTTCGCCGGCCGTCATACGGCCGGGCATTTCGACCTGCCGATGATGGGAACCACGATCGAGCTCGACGGCGTCGCCGTGGTGCGCGAGGGCGTGCTGCAGGACGTGTTCGGCTAA
- a CDS encoding ABC transporter permease, translating to MNLRAVTTDVLLGIAPIAVLIALWQAISSFGYAPPALLPPPGMVFLRLVNQLATTTFQEEIAATLFRLFAGFSIAVILGVTIGLAAAANPAINAVVRPIVRVLAPLPKVALYPALLLLLGFGHQSKIMLVAADALFPILLSTYYGASMVEQKLIWSAMAAGTPRGQILFKVVLPAAVPSILTGCRIGLVISCIVVFLAEMITSTDGLGHVLVTAARTFQAVDMFVPLITISLLGLILNGLLESLRTYLLRGFPEV from the coding sequence ATGAACCTTCGCGCCGTCACCACGGATGTTCTTCTCGGGATCGCGCCGATCGCGGTCCTGATCGCGCTGTGGCAGGCGATTTCGTCATTCGGCTACGCGCCGCCTGCGCTGCTGCCGCCGCCGGGGATGGTGTTCCTGCGGCTGGTGAATCAACTCGCGACCACGACGTTCCAGGAGGAGATTGCCGCAACGCTGTTTCGTCTGTTCGCCGGATTTTCGATTGCGGTGATCCTCGGCGTCACCATCGGCCTGGCCGCGGCGGCGAACCCCGCGATCAACGCAGTGGTCCGTCCGATCGTTCGTGTATTGGCGCCCTTACCGAAGGTGGCTCTGTATCCGGCGCTGCTGTTGTTGCTCGGATTCGGGCATCAATCGAAAATCATGCTGGTGGCCGCGGATGCGCTGTTTCCGATCCTGCTGTCGACCTATTACGGCGCCTCTATGGTCGAGCAAAAGCTGATCTGGTCGGCGATGGCCGCGGGCACGCCGCGGGGCCAAATCCTGTTCAAGGTGGTGCTGCCTGCCGCGGTGCCGTCGATCCTGACCGGCTGCCGCATCGGGCTTGTCATCTCCTGTATCGTGGTGTTTCTCGCGGAAATGATCACGTCGACCGACGGCCTCGGTCATGTGCTGGTGACGGCGGCCCGGACCTTCCAGGCGGTTGACATGTTCGTGCCGCTGATCACGATCTCGCTGCTGGGCCTGATCCTCAATGGTCTCCTGGAAAGCTTGCGGACCTATCTGCTGCGCGGGTTTCCGGAAGTCTGA